CGATCGCGCTGACCAGCGCGGGCTCGGCGAGCGCGTGGGTGTCGATGCCGATGAACAAGGGACCGGTCAGCCCCTTCTCACGCCGGTAGTCGCAGATCGCCTGCGTCGTGGCGAGGATATGGCCCTCGTTGAACGAATTCTTCAGCGAAGTGCCGCGATGGCCCGACGTTCCGAACGCCACCCGCTGGGCCGGATCGGCCGTGTCCGGCTTGTTGGCGAAATAGGCCGTGACAAGCCTTGGAACATTGGCAAGCGCGCTCGGCGCAACCGGCTTACCCGCCGCGGGATCGACTTCTGCCACTGCAACTCCTTGCACATTCAAACGACAGCCGCGCACACCATACCATCGGTCAGGCCGTCGCCAAGCCGATTGCCGGGCCGGCCAGCGCCGCGCCACCGGCCGACGATCAACGCCCATCCACCACGAGACGATCCATCGGCAATCGTCCATGGGCGATCTCGTACTTTGGTGCCGGATGTCGGTTGATGCAGGACAAGGACGTTGCCGCGCCGCACCGGCAGGTTGTCTCCCGTTTGATCACTGAAGTGCCGGGAGTTGCAGCACTTTCACCGGCATGTCCCGAGGGGAGCAGATTCGAGATGATTGGACGTCAGATTTTTGCGCTCATGCTGGCAAGCGTCGCCTCGTCAACTCTTGCCGCTGAAGGCGATCCGGCCGTCGGCAAGGCCGTTTTCGAGCGAACCTGCGCAAACTGCCACGCGAGCGTGATCGGGGTGAACAAGGTCGGCCCCAGTCTTTGGAATGTCGTCGGCCGCAAGCCCGCCGCCGTGCCGGATTTTGCGTATTCGGAGGCGATGAAGGCCAACAAGGAGGCCTGGACACCGACCGCGCTGGACGGCTACCTCGCCGATCCCCGTGGCGATGTCCACGGCGTCAAGATGTTCTTCAAGGGGTTGCCGGACCCCGCCGAGCGCAGCAACGTCATCGCCTATCTTGCGACGCTGAAGTGAGCGGTTGAAGCTTGCTGGCGGCCGGAAAGTCTGGTGAACGCCCGTTCGCCGGATCGTTCGGCTCTGCTATGGTCTCGCGCGGCCACGGAGAATCATCCCGCCCATGAACCTCGCGCGCCGGCTCGTGCCCGTGCTCTGCTTGCTCGCCATCGCATGCGTAGCAGCTCACGCGAATGCCGCCGAGTTCTACACCGAGGATCTCCGCATCCCGATGGCCGCGGCGGGGCCGCAGGGGCTCGAGGCCTTCCTGGTGCGCCCCGCTGCGTCCAGGCGTTATCCGCTCGCCTTGCTGAGCCATGGCACCCCGCGGGATTTCGACGACCGCGCGACCATGTCGGCGCACAAATACTATGCCATCGCGCTGGAGTTTGCCCGGCGCGGATTTGCCGCGCTGATCGTGCTGCGGCGCGGCTATGGCACCTCGCCCGGCGACCGGATCGACAGCCTTGGCCCTTGCGCGCGCGCCGCCTATCTGCCGGCCACCGCGGTTGCGGTCGCGGACTTACGCGCCGCGATCGACGCGATGGCACGCAGGAGCGACGTCACGACGACCGGCATGATTGCCGTCGGCCATTCCGCGGGCGGGCTTGCCACCGTCGCGCTGACGACGCAGGCACCGCCCGGGCTCGTCGCAGCGATCAACTTCGCCGGCGGCCGCGGCTCGTCCAGCGACAATTTCGTCTGCAATGCTGATGACCTCGTGCAGGCCTTCGCGACCTTCGGCAAGACCTCGCGCGTGCCGATGCTGTGGGTCTATGCCGCAAATGACCTGTTCTTCGCACCCGTGCTGGCGCATCGCTTCTACAACGCGTTCCGCAGCGGTGGCGGCAATGCCAAGTTCATCGATGCGCCCGCCTATGGCGATGACGGCCACTATCTCTATTCCACCGTGACGCGCCCGCTCTGGACGCCGCTGGTCGACGCATTCTTGCGCGAGCGCGGGCTGGGCAGCCGCGAGACGTTGAGCCCGCCTGATCCGCTGCCGGCGCCCGGGCAGCTCTCAGGCTCGGGCAAGGACGAGTTTTCGCGCTATTTCGCCAGCATCACTCCGCACAAGGCGTTCGCGGTCGCGTCCAAAGGCGCCTTCGGCTGGCGCTCCGGCCGCGCCACAACCGACGACGCGCAGCGCGATGCGCTCGCCGCCTGCGGCAAATGGGCGACCGATTGCAGCCTCTATGCCGTCGACGACCATCTCGCGGGCGGCCAGGCGGCATCCGCGCGCTGACGCGTCAGCGTCCGCCGACGAGCGCACCGAGCCGCGCCAGGAACTCGGCGGCCTGGGCGCATAGCGTCGTGTTGGCCATGCCATGGGTGACGGCGAGGCGAAGCAGATCAGCCATCTCGGCGGCATCGCTCCTGCGACTCGCCTGCATCAGCGCGACGTCGAGCAGGAACGGAGCAAGCGCAGCCTGCTCGTTTGCCACGAGGTGCTCGAACATCTGCTCCCAATGCGCGCCGGTCTTCGGAATGCGCGCGTAGAGATCTGCCGCAAGCGTGTTCGGATAGCTCGAGCCTGGGATCGCGAACGGCGAGGCCATGCCGGCCTTGAGCGCAACCGCGCACAGCATGCCCATGACATAGGCCGTGTGATAGGACGTCGCGAGCGCGCATTTGGTCTTGTCGTGACCGCTCAGGCGCAGAAGCTGGCTCGCCGCCGACCGTCCCGCCGGCAGGAAGCCGACCTTGTCCTCGAGCGAGGCCACGACGCGGAAGCCGAACGCAGCGGCAGGGCTCCAGGCGGAGGAGAGCAGCGGCCAGGCCATCAGCGCTTCGGCCGCAAGGTCATAGTCCTCGACCACCAGCGCGCGGGCGAGCACGGCCGCCGATTCATCGAGGAACTCCTCGCGCGGCCGCGGCAGCCTTGGCTGCCAGTTGCCGAAATCGGTGAAATACATCACCGCATGGGTATGCGCGTAGGCATCCTCGCGCGTGCCGTTGAGCAGATCGATCGCGTTGCCGAGCGCGGTCTTGCGCGCGACCTGCGCGAAATCGGGTCCGGGTGGATCGTCGAGCCACAGCGCCAGCAGCCAGCCGATCTCAAGCTCGCGATAGGGCACCACCTCATGGCCCGGCCGCGCGGACGCCGACCAGCTTTGCGCGAGCAGCGTGTCGAAGGCGTCGTCCGGATAACCGAACGTGCTCAAGATGATGTGCGGTGTCGCAAGCTGAAGGCAGACCGAGGGATAGCGCGCCACGTCCCAGTGCATCTGCTGCGAGCGGGCGTAGGGCAGGAGTTCGGCGAGCAGCGCGTCGATAGCGTGGTGGATGCCGGGATGCGAGGCGTGCCGGCCTGCGATGTGGAGCAGCATGGCCGTTTCAGCGAGCGGCTTCTCTGCGGCGAAATTACCCTCGGGCAGATCCGAGCCGTCAAAGCCGTCCTCGCCGAGGAACTGGACCGTGCGCGCCGCGATCCGCATCGCCAGCCGCAGACGTCGCCGCAGGTCTTGACGAAACTCTTGGCGAAAGTCTCGATCCTGCGTGAGATCGACGTCGCGTCTGAGATCCGGCGCGACCTCGCCTTCCTGTAGGTGCTGCATATCCGCCTCCCGGAGGTGGCCGCGGCGCTGACGCGCCACGGCGGTCTCCAAAGCCGCGCTAGAGGTCAGGCGGGCCTCAGCGGCCGGTGACTTCGTTGCGAAGAACGGCCGGATCGATCTCCTCGGTCACCTCCACCTGGGGCGGAATGCAGTAACGGATGACGCGGTGACCGATGACGAAACCGAATTCGCCGTCGCGGCCGCTGGCGAGGCTCGCGCCGTTCTCGGCGACGAACTTTCCGAACGCGGCGAAGTCGAACGCTCGCGATGCCAGGAATTTGCGAACGATATCTTCCTTGTCTGCAGCGTGGCTCAATGTTGCCTCCATCGGCTTGGTGTGGGTCGATGCCGCGGCAAAGCCTGCCGCCAACGACGCTGCAAACGATGGCCCGAACTGCCGGCCGGGTGGTGTGAGCTACCTTACATTTCAAGAACTGTTGAGGACAACCGCAGCACCGGTTCCCGCGTTTTTGCGAGCCGCATTGGCGTGAATGGTTAAGGTAAACGGGACCTTTTGTTTCAAGAGCGCGCCGCCCCCCGGTATACGTTCCGCATCGCCAACGGACATTCACAAAGAGTACGGAGCAGGCGTCATGCAGGGGCAGGTCGGGACCGCCGGTGCTCGGATCGACGGACAAGCAACTGCGCCCTTCGGACGCTCGCACACGCTGGACGTCCTGCGCGGTCTGGCCATCGCCGGCGTGATGGCAATCCACGTCTCGCAGTCTTTCCCTTCCGGCGTGCGGATCGTCGATTTCGTGTTCGGCTGCGGCTGGGTCGGCGTCAACGTATTCTATTTCGTCAGCGCGATGACGATGTGCCTGATGTGGACGCAGCGCGCCGGCGAAAGCGATCCGACGCGCAAATTCTACATCCGACGCTTCCTGCGCATCGCGCCGCTGTTCTGGCTCGCCATTCCGCTCTATCTCGCAGTCGACGGCACCGGCCCGAGCTACAATGCACCCGACGGGATCGGGCCCGTGCAGGTCGCCCTGACCGCCACCTTCCTGCACGGCTTCTGGCCGGACAGCATCAACAGCGTCGTGCCGGGCGACTGGTCGATTGCCGCGGAAATGACGTTCTATCTCGTCTTTCCGTTCGTGATCGCGGCCTTCGGATCACGCCGCCAGCTCTACCTCGTGCTCGCGATCATCCTGCATCTGGTCAATGTCTGTGCCTTCAAGCCATTGGCCTATGCCTTCTTCACGGCCTATTACGGGCCTGGCCACGAGGCGTTCGTCTGGAACGCACTGCATTTGAGTTTCCTGAACCAGCTTCCGGTGTTCCTGACCGGCTGCGCACTGTTCTTCGGCCTGCGAGACGGATTTGCGAAATCCGACGCCGCGCTGTTCGCGATTCTCATCGCGTCGTCCTTCGTCGCCGACCGGGCGAGCGGATCGCACGAGTTCAACTATCTGATGATCAACCTCGTGCTCGGCGCCTTCGTCTTCGGCTGCATTCGCTTTGCGATCCGCTGGGCCCCGCTCGAGGCGCTGGGACGCAACTCCTACTCCATCTACCTGTCGCATTTCGCCGTCATCTACGGCCTGCGCCACGTCTGGCCGCTGGTGGACGGACTTGCCTCGCTGTTGCTGGCCTATGCGTGCACAGCACTGATCGCCTATCTCTTGTCGCTTGCGACCTGGCGGCTCGTCGAACGGCGCGCGCAGGATCTGGCGCACCGCCTCACCTCCTCGTCCGCCGCGCCGATTCCGCGCAGCGGTGTCGTCGCGGCGCGAAGTGCGGCCTAGAGCCTCTCGCTGATCGCGAGCTTGTAGCCGACGCCGGTGACGGTTGCGATCACGGGCGTCCCGCTGCCGATCAGCTTGCGGCGCAGCCGCGCCACCAGCGCATCGACCGTGCGCACGTCGACCTCGGTCTGGCGGTTGCTGACGACCTCGATGAGGTAGTCGCGGCTGAGCGCCCGGCCGTCGGCGCCGACGAGGGCGGCGAGCAGATCGAACTCGGCGCGGGTGAGCGCGACCGGCTTGCTGTCGCCGTCCATCAGCTCCCGGCGCATCAGATCGATGATCCAATCACCAAAAGCAATCGAGTTGTGGTTGCGCGCCGCCTTGCGATCGATCGAGCGCCGCCGCAGCACGCTGCGCGCACGCGCAAGCAGGTCGCGCAAATTGATCGGCTTGGTCACGTAGTGATCGCCGGCGACCTCGAGCCCGAGGATGCGGTCGACGTCGGTGTCGCGGCGCGTGACGAAGATGATGCCGGCATTGCTGAGCGCCTGGACTTCCTTGGCAAGCTCAAAACCGTCGCCATCGGGCAGCTGGACGTCGAGGAAGACGAGATCGGTGCGGACGCGCAGCGCCTGGCGGCATTCCGCGCAGGAGCCGGCGCCGACCACGTCGAAATTGTTCTCGCTGAAATAGCCGACCAGCATGGCGCGGGTCACCGGATCGTCCTCGACGACGACGATGCGGGCCGGGCGACGCAAGTCCTTCGATCGCAGGTCCTTGGATTGCAGGTCCTTGGATTGCAAGTCCTTCGATTGCAAGTCCTTCGATTGCAAGTCCTTCGATTGCAAGTCCTGGGACACGGAGGCGGCCATGGCGTCAGCCTTTCCCTGAACGTTCGACGTCATCGAAACGGCGCACACAGGAGCCAGCCGCGCAGATGCGCTCGCAACGCAATGCGTCGCGATGTGAACCCTCATTCACAATGCATTCGAAAGCCCCAGCGAACATGGCGCGATAGTACGCGCCTCGGCGTGTGCAAACAATATCGGTCACGGTCTTGAAGCACGGACCATGAATTGGCCCATTCTCATCCCACGCACCAACGCGCGGGCCACGCTCGCACAGGCGCTCGACGCCGCGCTCGGCCATCTCGTCGCGCGCGGGACCTGTATTGGGTCGAGCGGCGCACGCAGGATCTCGCACCCGACCTCACCGGGATCGCACCGGTCAACCATCCGGCCGGACATCGCCGCCGCTGCGGCTGGAAGCGCTGAACGCCCCTCTCCGTCCCCGGCGGCCGGATGCGGCTTGCCTCGCTGCCACCTTCGAATCTAGTGTACGCCTTGAAGAACCACGATATTCCCGGGATACGATGACAATCGGCATGCGATGCGCGACGCGGCGCGCAGTTCTTGGAGTTGTCGGCGGAGCCCTCAACGGCAATTTGCGCGGAGCGCTGGCCGATCCCAACGTCCACCAGCTGCTTTCTGCGCTCGATATCGGCGTCGTCACCGACACGCGCGTGGAGTTCTCTCGCATCATCAAGGCTGATTACGACCGCTGGGGCGGCGTGATCAGGTCCTCCGGCTTCACGTTGGAGTAGGCATCATGGAGGTCATACTGCTCGGCACTGGCGGCCCGCGCCCGGACCCGCGCCGCATGGCGACGACCACGCTGATCAGGCTCGGCGACGAGAATATCCTGTTCGATGCCGGCCGCGGCGTCATGGTGCAGCTCAGCAAGGCCGGCGTGCCGCTTGGCTCCATCAACACGGTCTTCCTCACGCATCACCACTTCGACCATATCGGCGACCTCTACGATGTGATGCTGAATTCATGGATCCATGGGCGCAAGGACGAGCTGCGCATCTATGGGCCTCCGGATACCGAACGGCTCGTCAATACGCTGGTCACGCAGGTCTACGACAAAGACATCACCTGGCGGGATCGAGGCGAGCCGAGCTTCGGCGGCTGGAAGCCGGTCGTCGCAACGGACATCGTTCCCGGTCCCGTTCTCGACACCGGTCGCTGGAAAATCACCGCCGACCTCGTCTCACATGGCGACGGCCTCGACATGCCGCCGGCCTTCCTCAAGCGCTGGATGTGTCTCGGCTACCGCTTCGAGGCTCAGGGCAAGGTCATTGCGATTTCCGGCGACACGGTCCCCTGCCCTGGTCTCGAGCGACTGGCACAGGGAGCTGACCTGCTCGTCCAGTGTTGCTTTCTCGCGACGCCGGAGATCAACAACGAGCATTTCCGCCGGCTTGCGAAATTCACGCTTGCCTGCGGCGATACGGTTGGCAAGGTCGCGGCCAAGGCTGGCGTCAAAAAGCTCGCACTGACCCACCACCGGCCGCGCACCGACGATTCCATGCTGAACGCGCTGCTCGCGGATGTCCGACAGGACTATTCAGGCCCCGTCGTGCTCGGCGAGGACCTCACGCGAATCGAGGTCTGAGAGCGAGGGCCGTCGCACCTCGAACGCGACCAAGCGCCTGCGTCACATCTGCTCGCAGCGGAAAAAGTGCCTGCGAAGGTCGTCCGGCCTCAGGACGATCCGACCTCGATCCGGAACGACAGCGTCTCCTCCGCCCCGGGCGCGACGTGCATCAGGCCCGGCTTGTCGCTGAACTCGCCGTCGAAGCCGGCGGGGCTCGCATAGCCGCGCCATGGCTCGATGCAGAGAAACGGCGCGCCCGACGGCTTCGACCAGACGCCGAGCTCGCGGAAGCCACGCCAACGTTTGATCGAGCCAATTCCCTGGTAACAGGGAATTCTGCAGGGAAATGGTCGCAGAAAGTCGCCCAGGTCGCTTGCGAAATTGCAGGAAGCGCCCGCGAATCCAGGCCTTTGCGGCCACGAATGTACGAAGCCGTAACAGGGAAATTTTAGATCTGATCAGGGAATGAGCGCGGCCTGAACAGGGAAATCGCCGTCGTCGGTGCGGTCGTCAAAGTCATCCCCATCTCATTGTCTCCACTCCGCGAATCTACCGACTTTTAATGTTGGTCCGCGATGTTAGCTTGAGCCGAATCCTGACGTCGCCAACGGGGAGCCAAAGTGATGCCGAGGCGGGTGCAGCCACAATGGGGGCGGACCGGGATGGTCCGGCTCGCCGGCGCTCGAAAAATCGATCACCGCAGCCCCGATTTCGTCCACGGCGCCGGACCGCACGGCACCGATCGCGGTCGCCAAGGTTTTCTCCTCAATCTCGCTCAACTCAGTGATCTCATGGAAGGCCTGCGTCTTCCTCGCTTACCTGGCCACGAGCTCGAGTGTCGTGCGTGGCTCAACCGCATCCGCGACATCGTGCTCAAGGACTGTTTGCAGACGGATCAGCAACCGACCCGACGCGAGGTGCATGCGGCGCTGGCCGAGCTGCGCAAGCAGACGCTCCTTTTCCTTGCATGCGCGGCAACGATCGGCCCCCGCGAGTGGCGCGCCGATGCCGCGGCAATCGCACCCGAAGGCCCGCTTAACGTCTTCTGCATGCTCCCGGAAGCGCTGTATGGTTTCGCCGCGCACGCCCGGTTTGAAGCTAGATGCAGCGCCGCGCCGCTTGGCATGCAACTGCTGGCCTTCGCCGAGGCGGCGGATGGTCTGGCGCAGGGTTTGAAATGGCTGGACTTTGTGGCGCAAGACAAAGCGTTCAAGGCGCTACCGCAAACCAGCGACTACGCTGTGGGCAACCTGGCCGACGCGGTTCGGATCGCGCAGCGCCTCGATCCGGCGCTCGAGCACGCCCTTGAGACTAGCAAGAAGCACGGCGGCCCGGAGCCCA
This region of Bradyrhizobium sp. CCGUVB1N3 genomic DNA includes:
- a CDS encoding cytochrome c family protein, producing the protein MIGRQIFALMLASVASSTLAAEGDPAVGKAVFERTCANCHASVIGVNKVGPSLWNVVGRKPAAVPDFAYSEAMKANKEAWTPTALDGYLADPRGDVHGVKMFFKGLPDPAERSNVIAYLATLK
- a CDS encoding S9 family peptidase, which produces MNLARRLVPVLCLLAIACVAAHANAAEFYTEDLRIPMAAAGPQGLEAFLVRPAASRRYPLALLSHGTPRDFDDRATMSAHKYYAIALEFARRGFAALIVLRRGYGTSPGDRIDSLGPCARAAYLPATAVAVADLRAAIDAMARRSDVTTTGMIAVGHSAGGLATVALTTQAPPGLVAAINFAGGRGSSSDNFVCNADDLVQAFATFGKTSRVPMLWVYAANDLFFAPVLAHRFYNAFRSGGGNAKFIDAPAYGDDGHYLYSTVTRPLWTPLVDAFLRERGLGSRETLSPPDPLPAPGQLSGSGKDEFSRYFASITPHKAFAVASKGAFGWRSGRATTDDAQRDALAACGKWATDCSLYAVDDHLAGGQAASAR
- a CDS encoding acyltransferase, which produces MQGQVGTAGARIDGQATAPFGRSHTLDVLRGLAIAGVMAIHVSQSFPSGVRIVDFVFGCGWVGVNVFYFVSAMTMCLMWTQRAGESDPTRKFYIRRFLRIAPLFWLAIPLYLAVDGTGPSYNAPDGIGPVQVALTATFLHGFWPDSINSVVPGDWSIAAEMTFYLVFPFVIAAFGSRRQLYLVLAIILHLVNVCAFKPLAYAFFTAYYGPGHEAFVWNALHLSFLNQLPVFLTGCALFFGLRDGFAKSDAALFAILIASSFVADRASGSHEFNYLMINLVLGAFVFGCIRFAIRWAPLEALGRNSYSIYLSHFAVIYGLRHVWPLVDGLASLLLAYACTALIAYLLSLATWRLVERRAQDLAHRLTSSSAAPIPRSGVVAARSAA
- a CDS encoding response regulator transcription factor, encoding MAASVSQDLQSKDLQSKDLQSKDLQSKDLQSKDLRSKDLRRPARIVVVEDDPVTRAMLVGYFSENNFDVVGAGSCAECRQALRVRTDLVFLDVQLPDGDGFELAKEVQALSNAGIIFVTRRDTDVDRILGLEVAGDHYVTKPINLRDLLARARSVLRRRSIDRKAARNHNSIAFGDWIIDLMRRELMDGDSKPVALTRAEFDLLAALVGADGRALSRDYLIEVVSNRQTEVDVRTVDALVARLRRKLIGSGTPVIATVTGVGYKLAISERL
- a CDS encoding MBL fold metallo-hydrolase; protein product: MEVILLGTGGPRPDPRRMATTTLIRLGDENILFDAGRGVMVQLSKAGVPLGSINTVFLTHHHFDHIGDLYDVMLNSWIHGRKDELRIYGPPDTERLVNTLVTQVYDKDITWRDRGEPSFGGWKPVVATDIVPGPVLDTGRWKITADLVSHGDGLDMPPAFLKRWMCLGYRFEAQGKVIAISGDTVPCPGLERLAQGADLLVQCCFLATPEINNEHFRRLAKFTLACGDTVGKVAAKAGVKKLALTHHRPRTDDSMLNALLADVRQDYSGPVVLGEDLTRIEV